A genomic window from Actinomycetota bacterium includes:
- a CDS encoding glutamate formiminotransferase, whose product MSKLVECVPNVSEGRRKNIIEALRDEIISVKGIKLLDYSSDIDHNRSVFTFVGSPEKVLEVAYKLTAKSL is encoded by the coding sequence ATGAGTAAATTAGTTGAATGTGTTCCTAATGTAAGCGAAGGTAGAAGAAAAAATATAATTGAAGCTTTAAGAGACGAGATAATAAGTGTGAAAGGAATTAAACTTCTTGATTATTCCTCAGATATTGACCATAATAGGTCAGTTTTTACATTTGTTGGTTCTCCTGAAAAAGTATTAGAAGTAGCTTATAAATTAACTGCTAAATCATTGGA